From Etheostoma cragini isolate CJK2018 chromosome 1, CSU_Ecrag_1.0, whole genome shotgun sequence, a single genomic window includes:
- the LOC117949133 gene encoding uncharacterized protein LOC117949133, with the protein MPRPYQCSKCSRRTYTLMKLIQHIGLIHAHEANFTIACGLNDCQSTFRKYESFRRHVYRKHTDRVLCSDDDKSDENTEVVDPDQDFDQPETHTVIENPPCMDELLKNFKENLFKFILKCREKIHLPLSVQEEIVDDVNFLLCFFKENYDAFIAYHLQKSGFDMSQSPELKRVIQSNDFFEEASKGIRSPYMIKDHCKSKLNMTEPVHFKLRDSVGHSVGSYSYVPIDKVLKNYSSHEDIRDHILNENNPETDSEFLTSYCDGEIFKQHMFFKDHPTALRLHFYEDEFEVVNPLGSKRTKHKLCAFYYTVGNLDNKYRSQQRHIHLALLVRYSYVKLWFGCHLKIFAK; encoded by the coding sequence ATGCCTCGTCCATACCAGTGCTCCAAATGCTCCAGGAGGACATACACCTTGATGAAACTAATTCAGCACATTGGACTCATTCATGCCCATGAAGCTAATTTCACTATTGCATGTGGACTCAATGACTGCCAGtcaacatttagaaaatatgaGTCTTTTAGGCGACATGTATATCGAAAACACACAGACCGTGTTTTATGTTCTGACGATGATAAAAGCGATGAAAATACTGAGGTAGTCGATCCAGATCAAGATTTTGATCAGCCTGAGACACACACTGTCATTGAAAATCCTCCATGTATGGATGAGCTGTTAAAGAATTTCAAAGAAAATCTTTTCAAGTTCATTCTGAAATGTAGAGAGAAAATTCACCTACCATTGTCAGTTCAAGAAGAAATTGTTGATGATGTTAATTTcttactatgtttttttaaggagaACTATGATGCTTTTATAGCTTACCACCTGCAGAAAAGTGGTTTTGACATGTCACAAAGTCCAGAACTGAAAAGGGTTATACAGTCTAATGATTTTTTTGAAGAGGCCTCAAAAGGTATTCGATCTCCATACATGATAAAAGACCATTGTAAATCCAAGCTTAACATGACAGAACCTGTCCATTTTAAGTTAAGGGACTCTGTAGGACACTCAGTGGGCTCCTATTCATATGTACCCATTGATAAAGTGCTGAAAAATTACTCTTCTCATGAGGACATTCGGGATCATATTCTGAATGAGAATAAtccagagacagacagtgaatTTCTAACAAGCTACTGTGATGGAGAAATTTTCAAACaacacatgttttttaaagatcacCCAACTGCCCTGCGGCTGCATTTCTATGAAGATGAATTCGAAGTAGTTAACCCACTGGGGTCAAAAAGAACAAAGCACAAGCTGTGCGCATTCTATTATACTGTAGGCAATTTGGACAACAAGTATAGATCACAGCAGAGACATATTCATTTAGCGTTGTTGGTGCGTTATTCATATGTTAAACTGTGGTTTGGATGTCATCTTAAAATCTTTGCtaaatga